In Mobula hypostoma chromosome 13, sMobHyp1.1, whole genome shotgun sequence, the following are encoded in one genomic region:
- the LOC134355892 gene encoding ciliary microtubule-associated protein 3-like codes for MAKVWAGSRKSLPLNVPERQLFPLHWASDRLGNEFPPIRGSPNCGPGSYDTFSQYSISGNLGKKPESKIGYTLGARTAARFSPAVESISPGPAVYQKRFGRGRGFKPSTSPFGSTSKRNNESSSKLQVPGPGTYDLNTPRNRHVTWPMKFDAPDWSLVAAPKKRTLRIELAGDKEFRKHRNRVAYFSLYHT; via the exons ATGGCCAAGGTCTGGGCAG GTTCTCGGAAATCTTTGCCCCTCAATGTGCCTGAGAGACAGCTGTTCCCACTTCACTGGGCCTCAGACAGACTTGGAAATGAGTTTCCCCCGATAAGAGGATCCCCGAACTGTGGACCTGGCAGCTACGACACCTTTTCT cAATACAGTATATCCGGTAACTTgggaaagaagccagagagtaaaATAGGATATACATTGGGAGCAAGGACGGCGGCTCGATTCTCGCCTGCAGTA GAGAGCATATCACCTGGCCCAGCAGTATATCAGAAAAGATTTGGAAGAGGTCGTGGTTTCAAACCATCAACTTCACCATTTGGTTCCACatcaaaaaggaataatgagagcTCAAgtaaacttcaagttcctgg TCCTGGTACATATGACCTCAACACACCAAGAAACAGACATGTTACGTGGCCAATGAAGTTTGATGCTCCGGACTGGAGTTTAGTTGCTGCTCCTAAAAAGCGCACCTTACGGATTGAG ctTGCTGGTGACAAGGAATTCCGAAAACACAGAAATAGAGTGGCATATTTCAGCTTATACCACACTTGA